CGGGACGTCCCTCCCGGGCAGCGCATCGAGCGGCGGATCGTCGGTCTCGGTGCGCTGCATGCGTAGGAGGAGCGCCACGGCGGCCACCGACGCGAACAGGATCAGCTGCTCTCCCATCGTGTCGAGACCGCGGTAGTCGAAGATGACGGCGCTGACCAGGTTGAACGAGTTGCGGTCGCGCACGCCGACGTCGAGGTAGTAGTTGCTGACGAAATCCTCGAAGTCGATCGCGTCGGGCAGGGCCAGGAGCCCCCACAACAGGATCGCAGCGAACCCCGCGGCCCCGACCAGGAACAGTGCCCTGCGGGCCTGCTCGCTCACCGCTGGTTCGCTCGCACCGCGGCCATGGTGAACAGCACCATCACCGGGACGGCGACGATCCCCACGACGATCATCGCCATCGCGACGCCCGGCGCCTCGAACAGCAGGAAGAGCACGGCCAGGGTGGACCCGAAGACGCTGGCCACGACCGATTGACGGACCGGGTCGCGGGTGGCCACGACCGCGGTCCCGGCCGCGGCGACCAGCA
This sequence is a window from Actinomycetota bacterium. Protein-coding genes within it:
- a CDS encoding DUF4040 domain-containing protein encodes the protein MTPAHVLALLLVAAAGTAVVATRDPVRQSVVASVFGSTLAVLFLLFEAPGVAMAMIVVGIVAVPVMVLFTMAAVRANQR